One Ignavibacteriales bacterium genomic window, TCGTTTTATAAAATTAACACTCCGGAAACATCATCTGTTTATGTTTGAAGTGAATGAAGATGATTTGTACGTTTACATGCAGGTTTTTAAGGTGTGCCATTTTCTCACTAACAGTTATTGAATGACAACCTTAATCAGGTACCTAAAAGGAAATAAAAGACTACCGGGCAAGTATGAAACCCTTCTTGCATTCACACCGATTACCGTTTTTTTAGCCCCTATCATTGTTGCCTTCTTCGACGAAAAACTTTTTGAACTCCCGCGACTGATACTGATACCGATATGTATATTGTATTCGCTCTTGTTTATAACGGGACTGCACGTCTTGATAAGACAGCTTTTTACGGCTCCCTTCTCGATTGTAGATTTTTTGATGAGCCGTTTCGAGAAGGGGAGGGAGCGGCTCAAAAGCTTTAAAAGAAAAAGAGAAAAAGTAAAGTTCGATAGTTCGAGGCGTAGGTTCATTTCCGCCTCAGCCGCCGCCGTTTCAGGGTATGTGTTCGTCAGTGCCGGTGCCGGGGTTGTAGGAAAGGACGATTACGAGATCGTCCGAAAGACCATCACTATTAAAAACCTTCCCGAAAACTTAAAAGGTACCACGATATCTCTAGTCAGCGACATTCACAGCGGTCCTTATATGAAGCTTGATACGATGCGTGACTATTGCAGTGTGATAAACTCACTCAAATCCGACATTATACTCATACCTGGTGATATGACTAGCTCCGAAAAAGTAGAGATTGCGCCCTTCGTAAATGCTTTCCGTGACCTTCGAGCCGAACATGGTGTTTATGCCACCCTCGGAAATCATGACTACCTATCACAGCCCGATTACATTGCCGATGCTATATCCGCAGACACTCCCATCCGCATGCTAAGAAACGATGCACTTGTTATTAATAAAAACGGTGAAAAATTCTGTCTCCTCGGTATGGAAGATACCAAAGAAAGCATGGTGGAGGACTGGGATGTTCTTAACGGCTACCTTGATAAAACGATTGATAAGGCTCGATATCATTTTGACTCCTATAGCACGATGCCAAAGGTCCTCCTCTGCCATAAGCCTTACTTCTTCCGCGACATGTCCCAAAAGGGAATTGACCTGATTCTCAGCGGACATACCCACGGCGGACAGGTAGTTCTCGCCAAATTCGGCAGCCTGAATATCTCAATGGCATCCACTGTAAGCGAGTACGTTAGCGGGTTGTACTCCGCTAACGGATCACAAATGTACGTTTCGCGAGGGATCGGGTCATCCAGCATCCCGCTCCGCCTAAATTGCCCTCCCGAGATCACACAAATAACTCTCGTATAAATTTCTATGTAAATCTATTAACATGGATTGAAGATTTCCTTTCCGGTAATTTTACCCCGGAAACGAACTTCAAATTTACATTGTTATAGATTCAATATGTGGAGACTCCTATTCATAGTTGTTTTTGCGGTAATAATCGGGCTGGAATTACTGGTTCTGTTCACCTTTAGAAAATTCCTCAAAAAAAGGAACATTCCTTCTAAATGGGTCAATCTCATCTCGTATGGACCCTACATTTTATTCATATTACCGTTTATATTCATTCTTGTCACGGGTGCCCGGCTTGCCGACCTCCCGGATTGGCTCTATAATTCCTACGTACTTCCTTTTTACACTTTCACAGCCGCTAACTTCTTCGTCGGCGTTTATCTTCTCCTGGGAAAGATAATCAAACTCCCGTTCCAGCTCGGATCGTTCATCATCTCACGCTTCGACAAAGGGAAAAAATGGCTCGCCGGTCTGAAAGAAAAGAGATCCGTCCAAAGGTTCGACTCATCACGCAGAAAGTTCGTCACGGCTTCCGCCGCTGCTGTTACCGGGTATGCTTTCATTGGTGCCGGCATCGCAGTCTCCGGAAAGGATGACTACGAAATAACGAACAGAGAAATAACTATCTCCAATCTCCCTCCCGCGCTTAAGGGTACTACCATCACACTCATCTGTGATCTTCACAGTGGTCCCTATATGCCGGAGTCGATTATGCACCATTACGCCGACATCGTTAATGATATTGGATCCGATATTATTCTTATTCCCGGCGACCTCACTAATTCATACACATCCGAAGCCGCCCCGTTCGCGAAAGCCTTCCGCGACGTTAAAGCTAAACACGGCATTTTCGCCACTCTCGGAAATCACGACTACTTCTCCGACCCCAATTACATCGCGGACGTTGTAAAAAATGAAACACCCATCCGCCTCATGAGAAACGAATCCTTCGAGCTCGATATCAATGGCGAAAAGCTCTCGCTTATTGGAGTTGAAGATACACGAAGGAGTAACGCCGACTACGACCCCGAGTTGATCGGCAATCTCAATACATCCATCACTCACGCAGAGAAGAACATCCCCGGCTTTTCTACCCAGCCCAAGATAATGTTGCACCATAAACCTTACTTCATCAAAAACATTGCCGAAAAGAATGTTGATCTTGTGGTGAGCGGACACACTCATGGTGGACAGATCGTCCTCGCCAAATTTGGTAAAACGAACATCTCTCTTGCTTCGACTATCAGTCCTTATCTCAGTGGATTGTATAAAGAAGGTAACTCACAAATGTATGTATCGCGCGGTGTTGGTGTTGTCGGCTTGCCGCTAAGGCTCAACTGCCCGCCTGAAATAACAAAAATAACTCTCGTCTAATTATACGACAGCTGGAAGGGTACCTTTATTGCCACCACTATATTCCTGCCCATGTTGTTCGCGTTATATGTCTTTCCGTCTATCGTCGTATGTATATACTTTATCCTCGACATAAAATCCACATACACCTTGTTCAGCATGTTCGTACAGCTTATCGATATATTGATCAATTGCTTCTCGAAACGCAGGTCGCACCCGAAGTAAGCATTGAGCAGTGTATATCCCGGTACTGATACCTCGTTCTCACCGAGCCTTGTTTTTTTCAATGCCGAGTAGGTAGATAATTCGAAATACGGGTTGTAAAAGAATTTCCAGTTCTCCAGCTCGACATGCGCCCCAAGCGTGATCTTGTCAGCCGGTATCAATGGCAGATATTCTCCGTCCTCCCGCTTTGCGTGAACCGTGGAATAAGTTGCCCTTATGCCCAGCCAGTCGAAGGGCTTTACATCCAGGTCCGCTTCCAGTCCCCTCAGCGTTGCATCCGATTGATAATACTGGAATACCGGATAGCCCTGTATCGTATCCGTTGTCTGACCGAGGTAAATATAATTGTTTATCCTGTTATTGTAACCCGCGATATCGAATGAAACATACTTGCTTTCCAGCACCAGCCCCAGGTCGCCCTCATAGCTCTGCTCGCTTTCGAAATTCGGATTTCCTATCTCATACTGGAATGTTCCCTCATGCAGCCCGTTCGATGTTAGTTCAGCCAGATTGGGTGCTCTGAAACCCGTCGAAAAATTCGTCTTGGCGAGAAAGTGCTTGTTGAACCAGTACAATACGCCCGCTGACCCGTTCACTGAATTGAATGTCCGCTCGAGAGCAGGGAAGTAACCGATGGAATCCGGCACTCCGTACTCTTCCGTCGTCAAATGGTATCTGTCGAACCTCGCTCCTCCCTCGAAGCCCAGCTTATCCTTTTTGTAATTCAATATGCTTGTCAGTGAAAGCGAAGAAACGTCTGCATTTGGTATCAATCTCCTCTCACCGGAGTTCTGATTCTGCTGGTAAAAATCCTGTGAGCCGACGACTAAATTCGTGAATCTGTTTATATCATATCCCCAGCTTCCGTCGAATGAATTTGTTCTCAATATCATATCCAGGTTTCCTAGTTGCAGGCTGTCCGGCAGGAATCGCTCGTCATTTCCTTCTATTTCCTGTCTCCTGTTATATGTATATCCGAGGTTGACCTTGTATTTTGATTTTCCCGTTATGAATGTATTCTGCAAGACGATATTGTGAACGTTCAGGTTGTGATGGGGTCCGTTAAAGCTCCTGTCAAAACGCGTCTCGTTTTTAATAAGCTCTTTTGCGAACTCCTTTTCCTCCAGTACCCCGTACGTGTACCTCGTGTAATCATAATTAAGATTTCCTACCCAGATACCCTGGTGTGAACCGAATGCGCCCTTTATCGTGTATCCTCCGAATCTCGTCTCCGGTATCCTGTCCTCGTTCCCGTCCAGGTAATCCGCATGTGTCTCTCCTCCAAACCTTACCAGCCAGTTAAAATCCTTCTCTGCTCCTTTTAATCCGACGTCTGCGAGTATCCCAAGAGTATTTGTGAAAAATTTTGTGTTAAGGTCCGCCATGTTTGTTCCTACCGGTGCGGGTTTCTCATGCGTGATATTTACGACACCGCCTATTGCCTCCGGTCCGTATAGCAGACTTCGCGGTCCCTTGATCACCTCTATATTATCTATTCCGTCACTGCTCATCACCAGCCCATGTTCGTCCTGCCACTGCTGGTTGTCAAATCTTATTCCATTTACCATAATACCTATCCTGTTGCCGTACAATCCCCTTATCACGGGTTTGGATATTCCCGACCCTGTCGAAAGTTGCCAAACCCCCGGTATCTTTGTAATTGCTTCGGAGACGTTCATTGTGCCGTCCCTCTGCAGGTCCTTAAATGTTATCTTGTCGGATTGGTATGGTTTGTCTATGCGTGTTTCTGTAACTATGATCTCATCCGTTGTAAGCTCAGCCGATATTAGTTTTACGTCTAATGGCTCTTTTACCTGTTTGGTATCTATTTTAAGGCTGAAATTCTTATAACCCACCAATGAAAACTGGAATCCCAGATAGCCGTCCGGTAAACCCGTAACATCGAATTCACCTTTGTAATTGGTAAAATAGGATTTTTGGACGTCCTCGATGAATATCAAAACATTGGAAAGTTTCTCGCCGGTCTCTGCGTCGCTTACTGTTCCGGTTATTTTGTTTTGAGCGGTGGATATCCCGCTTAAAAATAAAATGAATATTAATATGTAGCCTGAAGTTCTCAAATTTTCCGATTCTTAAAATATTCACCTTCCTTTCCCTAGGAGAAGGAAAGGAAGGTGGTTTGAAAGGAGTTAATTATTTTTTCTTAGTTTTAGGAGCTCCAAAATAGAATGATACACCTAAATAACCGTTGAACGAACTGATAGTCCTCGCAGGAAAATCAATTCCATCTTCTGTATGTTCCTGGTCGCCAAGGTCTATTTCATTCTCACCGATCTCTTCTTCGTCATCTGCGCCTTTTCCTATCGGGTTAATTAAGCTGTACTTGATACCGCCGTTGATACCAAATTGCGGACTGAGTCTATAATCCAGACCTGCATCCAGGTAAAAACCGATTCTGGTTTCAGCTTTCATGTCCATCGGTCCGTTCCTTTGCTCGCCTTTTACGAATACTGACTGGCCGAATGTGAATGTACCGCTGAAAAAGTTAGCCGCAAGACCTGCGCCAACATATGGATTCAGCTGTTGGTTTGGCTGGAATGCCCACTCACCTCCAAGTGAGATGGATAGTATGTTTACTTGTGGCTTAAAGTTTGTTGTTACGAGCGTTCCGTTTGAATCTGCTTTGAATATAGCGTCTGTATTGTTGCTGAACATGTTGTAACCAATTCCAAATACTACTCTTCCGTTACCGGTCTTTCCAAATGCAAGCTTTCCGTCTGCGCCAAAGGTTAATAATTGCTTTGTATAATATGGAAAATAATCTGCATCTGCTCTCGTGTTTGTTGGAACTTCAGTTGCAAAGTCACCTAATGGTACACCGTATCCGCCGTATGCGTTAAGTGTTATCTTTGGCTGAGCGTATGAAATTCCGCTCCCAATAAATAATGATACTATAAGTAAAACTAAAACGTTGATCTTTTTCATTATGATTTTTTTAAAATTAATGTTTCTGCGTACAGACCTGCGTGCATATGCATATATACAATACGCCCGCTGAGCTATACGTATCTATATAATGGTTCTGTTTTGTACGAACCAAAATTAAAACATGATTTAAACGTTAGGAAGTGTTACTTATGAAAGGGGAGGTCCTCTTTCGGGATGTACTTCTGGAGTTGTGTTTTGAACGAATATATCGGTATTTGGAATTACTATCGTTGCAAATATAGGTATATCATGGTTAATTAGATCGGCATGGTTTGTTCCTGCGTCATCGAGATTTTCCAGGCACGCTGTAAAGAATCCTGTCTCATCCTTATCCTTTGACATTTCGCTCGATAGATCTGCCGCTATCAAAAGCAATGTAAACGATCCGAGTAAAAGAATGAGCTTTGCCTGGAAGTCCATTTCCTTTAGGAAAGGATGGCTGAGAATTCTTTCGATTATTCTATTTCGTTGCTTGGATATCACTCTCATCCTTATAGATATGACGCAAATTAATGTAATTTATACCCTAAAACAAGTGAGTATAAATTTATACAGGTTCAAAAACTCTGTTTTTACTATTACTTAATTAACAGCATCTTTTTCGTTTGGCTGAAATCCTCGGTAATTAGCCTGTAAAAATATACCCCGCTGTTCAGATTCTTTGCCTCAAAATTATATTCAAAACTGCCGGCATTGAGTGTTTTGTCAACTAAAACACTGACTTCGCGTCCCAGCATGTCATATATGACTAACTTTACATTACCCGCCTTAGGCAGACTAAAGTTAATGTTAGTCGAAGGATTAAATGGATTGGGGTAATTTTGCCCCAGCTCATATTCTTCAGGGATACCTGTGGAGATTTGCTGAATGCCAACGTTCCATCCCTGTCCTCCTCCGTTTGTCGTTTTCAATATAATGCCTTCGTTGCCTACCACCCATCCTGTCTGATCGTTGACGAACTGGATCGTTCTCAGGTCGGTTGATGTTCCCGAAGCGAGGGAGTCCCACGTTGTTCCTCCGTCTGTCGTTCTCATTATGTATCCCGCATCTGCTGACATCCATCCGGTGTTCTCGTTAATAAAGTTTGCCGAGTAAATTGTGAAGCCCGGTGTTAGGTATTGCTCCGGTGTCCACGAGTTACCCGCGTCCGTCGTCTTAAAATACATTCCACAGCATCCGAGTGCCCATCCTGTATTATAGTTCAGGAAGTAGATTGAAAAGAATGGATTTTGCATACCTACCGTAATGGAATCCCATGTATTTCCCCCGTCTCCGGACTTATATATATATGAAAGATCGGCTGTCGCGTAGATATCGTTAGCATTCATTATATACAATGAGTATAGTGTCGGAAAGTTGCCGGGAGGTAAAACATTGCTCCAGTTATCCCCGCCGTTCGTCGTCCTTATGAATGTCCTGCCAAATCCAACGGCAAATCCCGTATTCTGATCGTAAAATTGTATGTCATTAAAATGGTAAGTGATACCGGAAGGTTTTGGGGTCCATGTATTTCCTCCGTCTGTTGTTTTCAATAGCTCGCCAAACTGTCCGCAGATCCATCCGTTATTTTCGTCCGTAAATGTTATTGCAACATGAGAACCCGGTACGGGGGTGTTTGTCCAGTTGTCCCCGCCGTTCGTCGTTTTTAGTACAAGATTGTTCGCGCATGCCCACCCCGTATTCTCATCATGAAAATATGCCGCGTTTATAAAAGTGCTCGTTCCCGATGACTGAACCATCCATTGCGCAAAGCCCGCGTTTAATGTGAAAAGCCCTATGATCAAACTGTATACAATTGTTCTCATATTTTCATATTATTTTATTAAAACCATTTTTTTTGTTTCAACAAACTCATCTGTGACCAGCCTGTAAAAATATACTCCGCTTGCCAGTGCGCTTCCGTCAAAGTCTACCGAATACACTCCTGCCTGGATAAATGCGTTCACGAATGACCTGATTTCTCTACCCGCAATATCGTACACTTTGAGTGATGCGTACGTCCTCGCCGGTATTGAAAATGTTATCTTTGTCGCCGGGTTAAATGGATTCGGATAGTTCTGGCTGAGTGTAAATCCGTCCGGTACACTGCCTGATATTGGCTCCACGCTGACTATTCCTTCCAGCTGGACCGTATCGGTCGACCATTGTCCCGAATTATTCGGCGAGAATGCCGTCGACGTCGCCGGCGCTGTCGCCAGCCCGTTTCCACCCTTGTTGAATACCTCGAACGGATACGTAAGACCACCATCAACGGAGATCAGCACCTTAAGGCTGTCCCTGTACGTATTGCTGTATGGCGCGTACGCGTAATTAAATGTCATCTGGTTGGAATCCCGCAATCCGTAGTATATTACCGATTTTAGTGTATCCCGTCTGTATGCGTTTGTCGTATCGTAATCATAAAACGGCATCTGCATCGAGTGCGTCCCCGTAAATGTTGGCCCGTTGGCGCCTGTGTACCGCCTCCACGTAAATAGCGCGTCCGGGTTTATTATCGTCCATCCCGGTGTCGGATAGTACCCCTCGAATAACTGCACAAAATACTTGTACTGCGGATCTGTCACGCTCGGACTTTCCTTAATGTTAAACGGCATCCCCGTCGTCACCGTAAATCCATTCACGCTGTAAGGTATCTTCGCGTCGAACGGTATCATGTCCCGCCCGGTGAAGTTCCTTCGCACGCTTTGCAGTGGGTTCGGCATGAAGTGACCGCCCTTCGCGCTGTTGAGTACTTCTTTCGTGTCCTCGTTCTCTATAAAGACTGCCGTGAACATCTGCGACGCGTCCCAGCCCGGCTGTACGGTATATGTGTATGTGAACGACTGCATTCCCGGTGATGTAGTGATCGGTACTCCGTGTATTCCCGGTAATGCCTTCCTGAATACATCATAAAATGTAGAGTCGTACCAGTTTGTGGGTATCGTATCGTACTGTACCACCCTTTGCATCGCGTTCACCTTTAGCCGGTAATTCCCCGGGGGGAGAGCCGATACTATATTCATGTCTATCTTCGACGTCACCGTGTTTCCCGAAAGCGAATCTGTCACGCTCACCGACACGGGTGAGCCTATTGCGCGTCTGTATTGGTACGGCGCATTGAGCAGTGAATCCGTATTATACGGCAGTGCTATTAGTGTATTCCCGTCTGCGTATGCCAGAGGTACGAGCGACGCGTTAAAATAATTTACCAGTGAATCCACTTGCACCTTACTGCTCAGATACATCGAATCGTTCTGCGAGGGAATTCCCCACGGGTACTTGATCGCTGTTATCGTGCTGAAATTCGTATTAATGAAATTATTCATCCCGACGTTGTTTACCGCGCATCCGGAACTCGTAGCGCTCGTAAACTCCTGGAATAAAACGTTCCTCTGCACACCCTCCTGGAAAAGCGTGTACTGGTATATCGAGTCATTATATCGGAGTGTATCACCCAGTACTCGCAGGTACGCGAACATGTCCAGCCCCGTACCCGGGGGCACCACGATAGAATCGAACTGCACCACTGTATCGTACCCTGCCGATATTGATCCTATTTCCGTTGAATCGAAATATGAAAGTGCCGTAATTCTTAAAAAGGCGTACTGTGTATCGACCGATGCCTGCGATCCTATATTCGTAATGTGAAACCTCGGATAAATAGTCATGGCGGATGGACCCGGTGTATAATATGTTCCCGGAGGTATGCTGTCCACTCCCGTTATTGCCAGGTCGACCGTGCTTGGTCTCGATCCCAGCGTGAGATTATCTATATAAAGATTGTTTCCGTGATCGTTATATGTTACGAATGCCACAACCACCTGGTCATAGTCTAGTCCTGCCTCTCCCGTCTTATTTAACTGTGTGAAGGAATACACTAATGCTATCATAAACAGCAGGGGAATTATCAATACCTGTCTTTTCTTCATGCAGTCTTCTTTGCTTGTGTTAGATGTTCAGCGCTTCTAAAATAGAACCTGTAAAAAAATACTTCCATTACCGTTAGTAATATCAATGAAACCGTGTCTTTAGGAGCAAGTATCCCGTAGCCCCCGTTACCCGGTGTGAAAAATCCCGTCATCTTCAAAAGTCCGTACAGGAATAATCCCGGCGGATTTGGAATCGAGTATCCGCTTGCTGGAATAACAAGTCCCACAATGAGGTCTGATATCGTCCAGCCTACCGCGAATAACACTATTATGAACGTAACATTGAGCAGTGCCTGCAGTATCCCGTCTGTCTGGTAAGACCTTGCAAAAGCGTAAACCGCGAATATAGTATGCCCGAAAAATATCGTTACGTCTATCATCTATGATTGATTAAAAGGCTTCCTTCGAAAAAAACATTTCCCTGAACGTCTTGAAGATTATCTTTATGTCGAATGCAAGTGACCAGTTCTCTATGTAATAAATATCGTAATCTATCCTTGTTTGCATTGATGTGTTATCACCGCGAAGCCCGTTCACCTGTGCCCATCCTGTTACACCGCATTTCACCCTGTGCCTTTCGAGATAATTCTTTATCGAGTCCTTCATCTGGTTAATGAAAAATTCTCTCTCAGGACGTGGTCCTACTATACTCATATCGCCCTTCAAAACGTTTATGAACTGGGGCAGTTCGTCCAGGCTGTATTTCCTGAGGAATAACCCTATCGGCGAATACCTGTCGTCGTTTTCTTTTGCCATCTGCGGTCCGGATTTCTCCGCGTCTGTTCTCATAGAGCGGAATTTCAGCATCATAAACTTTGTCCCGTCGAGCCCGACCCTTTCCTGCCTGTAAAATACCGGCCCCGGTGATGTGATTTTTACAAGGAGGGTTAGCAGAAGCATTATAGGAGATATTATCAGTAGTATGAATCCCGATACAAGTATGTCGAATGACCGCTTGAGGAACCTGTTCCAAATGTTCATCGGTAGTGACTTGAGCTTCAGGAAGGGGATTCCGTCCACCTCTTCCATTCTCAGCTTGCTTGTGATAGTCTCGATGAAATCAGGCGCGAGCATAAATTCTATGTTTATTCCCTCACACTTCTGCATCAGGTCGTATATGTCATCGTGATCGCTCGATGGCAGTGCGAATAGTATCTTTTCAAGTTGCAATGATTTTATCTTTTTAGGTATGTCCTCATACGTCCCCAGGTATCTCTTTCCTTCGAGCTGGTTATCGGTTACGTCTGCTTTATGGAAGTAACCCACCACGTTAAAGCCGGCGAACTTGTCACGCGTGAATTTGTCATATATCTTTAGCGC contains:
- a CDS encoding TonB-dependent receptor, producing the protein MRTSGYILIFILFLSGISTAQNKITGTVSDAETGEKLSNVLIFIEDVQKSYFTNYKGEFDVTGLPDGYLGFQFSLVGYKNFSLKIDTKQVKEPLDVKLISAELTTDEIIVTETRIDKPYQSDKITFKDLQRDGTMNVSEAITKIPGVWQLSTGSGISKPVIRGLYGNRIGIMVNGIRFDNQQWQDEHGLVMSSDGIDNIEVIKGPRSLLYGPEAIGGVVNITHEKPAPVGTNMADLNTKFFTNTLGILADVGLKGAEKDFNWLVRFGGETHADYLDGNEDRIPETRFGGYTIKGAFGSHQGIWVGNLNYDYTRYTYGVLEEKEFAKELIKNETRFDRSFNGPHHNLNVHNIVLQNTFITGKSKYKVNLGYTYNRRQEIEGNDERFLPDSLQLGNLDMILRTNSFDGSWGYDINRFTNLVVGSQDFYQQNQNSGERRLIPNADVSSLSLTSILNYKKDKLGFEGGARFDRYHLTTEEYGVPDSIGYFPALERTFNSVNGSAGVLYWFNKHFLAKTNFSTGFRAPNLAELTSNGLHEGTFQYEIGNPNFESEQSYEGDLGLVLESKYVSFDIAGYNNRINNYIYLGQTTDTIQGYPVFQYYQSDATLRGLEADLDVKPFDWLGIRATYSTVHAKREDGEYLPLIPADKITLGAHVELENWKFFYNPYFELSTYSALKKTRLGENEVSVPGYTLLNAYFGCDLRFEKQLINISISCTNMLNKVYVDFMSRIKYIHTTIDGKTYNANNMGRNIVVAIKVPFQLSYN
- a CDS encoding metallophosphoesterase, whose translation is MWRLLFIVVFAVIIGLELLVLFTFRKFLKKRNIPSKWVNLISYGPYILFILPFIFILVTGARLADLPDWLYNSYVLPFYTFTAANFFVGVYLLLGKIIKLPFQLGSFIISRFDKGKKWLAGLKEKRSVQRFDSSRRKFVTASAAAVTGYAFIGAGIAVSGKDDYEITNREITISNLPPALKGTTITLICDLHSGPYMPESIMHHYADIVNDIGSDIILIPGDLTNSYTSEAAPFAKAFRDVKAKHGIFATLGNHDYFSDPNYIADVVKNETPIRLMRNESFELDINGEKLSLIGVEDTRRSNADYDPELIGNLNTSITHAEKNIPGFSTQPKIMLHHKPYFIKNIAEKNVDLVVSGHTHGGQIVLAKFGKTNISLASTISPYLSGLYKEGNSQMYVSRGVGVVGLPLRLNCPPEITKITLV
- a CDS encoding metallophosphoesterase; protein product: MTTLIRYLKGNKRLPGKYETLLAFTPITVFLAPIIVAFFDEKLFELPRLILIPICILYSLLFITGLHVLIRQLFTAPFSIVDFLMSRFEKGRERLKSFKRKREKVKFDSSRRRFISASAAAVSGYVFVSAGAGVVGKDDYEIVRKTITIKNLPENLKGTTISLVSDIHSGPYMKLDTMRDYCSVINSLKSDIILIPGDMTSSEKVEIAPFVNAFRDLRAEHGVYATLGNHDYLSQPDYIADAISADTPIRMLRNDALVINKNGEKFCLLGMEDTKESMVEDWDVLNGYLDKTIDKARYHFDSYSTMPKVLLCHKPYFFRDMSQKGIDLILSGHTHGGQVVLAKFGSLNISMASTVSEYVSGLYSANGSQMYVSRGIGSSSIPLRLNCPPEITQITLV
- a CDS encoding T9SS type A sorting domain-containing protein, producing the protein MKKRQVLIIPLLFMIALVYSFTQLNKTGEAGLDYDQVVVAFVTYNDHGNNLYIDNLTLGSRPSTVDLAITGVDSIPPGTYYTPGPSAMTIYPRFHITNIGSQASVDTQYAFLRITALSYFDSTEIGSISAGYDTVVQFDSIVVPPGTGLDMFAYLRVLGDTLRYNDSIYQYTLFQEGVQRNVLFQEFTSATSSGCAVNNVGMNNFINTNFSTITAIKYPWGIPSQNDSMYLSSKVQVDSLVNYFNASLVPLAYADGNTLIALPYNTDSLLNAPYQYRRAIGSPVSVSVTDSLSGNTVTSKIDMNIVSALPPGNYRLKVNAMQRVVQYDTIPTNWYDSTFYDVFRKALPGIHGVPITTSPGMQSFTYTYTVQPGWDASQMFTAVFIENEDTKEVLNSAKGGHFMPNPLQSVRRNFTGRDMIPFDAKIPYSVNGFTVTTGMPFNIKESPSVTDPQYKYFVQLFEGYYPTPGWTIINPDALFTWRRYTGANGPTFTGTHSMQMPFYDYDTTNAYRRDTLKSVIYYGLRDSNQMTFNYAYAPYSNTYRDSLKVLISVDGGLTYPFEVFNKGGNGLATAPATSTAFSPNNSGQWSTDTVQLEGIVSVEPISGSVPDGFTLSQNYPNPFNPATKITFSIPARTYASLKVYDIAGREIRSFVNAFIQAGVYSVDFDGSALASGVYFYRLVTDEFVETKKMVLIK
- a CDS encoding outer membrane beta-barrel protein, with the protein product MKKINVLVLLIVSLFIGSGISYAQPKITLNAYGGYGVPLGDFATEVPTNTRADADYFPYYTKQLLTFGADGKLAFGKTGNGRVVFGIGYNMFSNNTDAIFKADSNGTLVTTNFKPQVNILSISLGGEWAFQPNQQLNPYVGAGLAANFFSGTFTFGQSVFVKGEQRNGPMDMKAETRIGFYLDAGLDYRLSPQFGINGGIKYSLINPIGKGADDEEEIGENEIDLGDQEHTEDGIDFPARTISSFNGYLGVSFYFGAPKTKKK
- a CDS encoding T9SS type A sorting domain-containing protein; amino-acid sequence: MRTIVYSLIIGLFTLNAGFAQWMVQSSGTSTFINAAYFHDENTGWACANNLVLKTTNGGDNWTNTPVPGSHVAITFTDENNGWICGQFGELLKTTDGGNTWTPKPSGITYHFNDIQFYDQNTGFAVGFGRTFIRTTNGGDNWSNVLPPGNFPTLYSLYIMNANDIYATADLSYIYKSGDGGNTWDSITVGMQNPFFSIYFLNYNTGWALGCCGMYFKTTDAGNSWTPEQYLTPGFTIYSANFINENTGWMSADAGYIMRTTDGGTTWDSLASGTSTDLRTIQFVNDQTGWVVGNEGIILKTTNGGGQGWNVGIQQISTGIPEEYELGQNYPNPFNPSTNINFSLPKAGNVKLVIYDMLGREVSVLVDKTLNAGSFEYNFEAKNLNSGVYFYRLITEDFSQTKKMLLIK
- a CDS encoding undecaprenyl-phosphate glucose phosphotransferase; the encoded protein is MRTNSSKIEFFVPLMTVLSDFSAILLSYYLAYEIRFHTSIGNYFEVTKGIPPFSGYLFIAVITLPVWFMVFQSFKMYRLNRNVFVFDELFLVTKCVTIGILLSMGIVFFYRDFPYSRLVFILLWFFTILFSMIGRYFMLKIEKTLYNKNIGVKNIAVVGTSEMALKIYDKFTRDKFAGFNVVGYFHKADVTDNQLEGKRYLGTYEDIPKKIKSLQLEKILFALPSSDHDDIYDLMQKCEGINIEFMLAPDFIETITSKLRMEEVDGIPFLKLKSLPMNIWNRFLKRSFDILVSGFILLIISPIMLLLTLLVKITSPGPVFYRQERVGLDGTKFMMLKFRSMRTDAEKSGPQMAKENDDRYSPIGLFLRKYSLDELPQFINVLKGDMSIVGPRPEREFFINQMKDSIKNYLERHRVKCGVTGWAQVNGLRGDNTSMQTRIDYDIYYIENWSLAFDIKIIFKTFREMFFSKEAF